ggagaattATTATCTCACAACTCATACATCACTGTCATGTAACTGTTTTCTGTATCTCAGTTCCTGCACGACAGTGCTCCTAAAATCAACTTCGTCTTTGCTTTATTATctcttgttgtttgtttttctttttaattgactCACTTGTGCTCTTCCACCACAGGATTCATCTTTagaattatttctctctttttctttctctcatacAGATTTCCCACAAAAAGCAAGATGAGGACCAGGAGCTGGATTAGCATAGAAGCTCTCTTATCCCAAGAAAGTGGGACAGGGAATCCCAGAACACCTCACACTCAGCTTTCACCTGGAGGCAAAtcccactgcaggcagcacaatCAGCACAAGCAGGTCAgctggaaggaggaggagggaaaagagaacTCCCACTATGGCTCCTGACTCCTCAATCTTTCATCTGTAAAGCACCACAGGGCTCTTTGTGTTATCACCAAGACTGGTAGTAGAGACGTACAGAAGTGACTTACTATGAGCCACCTTTAACATGTGTATGCATAGCTGGCATTTGATTATTTACAAAGTCATTAAAAGCAGGTAAGTAATCCTCACAGCTTTCCTTCTTCACATAAAGAAGTATTGTAGTTGCTACAGATACATTATAAGGCATTATTGGAAAATTACAGGCTTACATTAAAACAattgatttgaaaaaaaaaaaaacatacaaaaaaccCTCTTAGAGAATagcaacaagcaaacaacattCACATTGGGAAGTATAATCACCTAAACTAGACAACAGATTTGGGACCACAACAGGGGACGTCAGGTCTGGTTTATGTGCTTGGTTATGATTTATTTAGATGTGGCACTATTTACCAGGCATTTCTGAACTGTCGTTAAGCCTCACCAGATGATAAGTGCCAAACATACTTAATTCAGTTTCCGTATTTGCAAAAGGAAGAGAACATACCCACAAGGCTGAAAGATTCAGTAAGATGCTTTCAAGGGTAGAGTTTTCCCTACTTACTTCATTATGAAGGAATATTAAATAAGACCATAAAGCCCAAATTCTTTCAGCATGTCCCAGTAACTATAAAATAAGAGCACAGTGCTTTCTATCTTATCACTTTTGTTTATACAACTGAAACACAGGTAAACACTCTTATCAGGTCTTCCACATGCTGAGGAATTGGGAAAAGGATATACTGATGTGTCTCAAGCACAGTAAAGCTGTTATTTTACCTACTTCCATGAAAAATagtaattctgtatttttctactCTGTCTCACCTCTCCATACGCTTTACAGTAAGATATTATGGAGGTGGTAAGGAAGACAATCCAAAGTCTGCTTTTCTGTCCCAGATGTGAGGCCCTGCTagcaaagaatatattttactgaaataaactACTTCACCTTTGCAAATTCCTTCCTTCAGAGCATGTCAGAATAGAGCTGGGACAGGGACTTTTTAAAATGGTCCTGACAGGAGCAAAACAGCCATTCTCAGCCTAGCCAGAGCACAAGAGACAGAAGATAATTTCATTTCAGGCAGCATTTTGAAGAAATGCGATACACAAAATGCCCCAAGTACATGGGCACAGACCTGGAAATGTAAGAGAGCTTCAACCAGTCAGTCAATGGAGTCTGGGAGCTTCAAAGCCAAAAATAATATTCTTGTGAACACTTACACAAAAGGCCAGTTGGAGGCACACAGCAGAAACAGTTCACtactacttttaaaaatttctcaCCAGGTAGAACTGATCCTCACATCAGCTGCTGTCAGAGTTTCATTTACTTCATTGAAATATCTTGTTTGGTCAGTTCTACCACTGTAATTTACTTTAAACACAGTGAAACCTTAACTAAAGTGGCAACCTGACATTAAGCAGCCACTTAAAAGCTGCTCCAGATTACCACTCCGCTCTTTGTGGTGAGGCTTTGGGCACAGTAAAGCTTAGAGCCAGATTCCACTTTCCCTTCGTTTCTCAGATCCCTTCAATGCAAACTCCAAAGCCAGGCAGCACCACCACAGACATGTACTGTCAGTGGAACCAGCCAAAACATGCCCTCGAGTCTGAGGTGGTCTTTTCAGCACAGGTTGGGAAATAGCCCAAAACTGCGATCGCTGCTCTGGTTTTTAAACCCCACTTCAAAGCcaaaaagttgattttcctctcctgctgcttaAGGCAAATTTAACTGGATACACACATGGCTTAAGTGCCAAACCCATTTAGAGTTGGAGCAACTTGCAAAACATACGGGGAGGAAGATTCTGTTGTTCTTACTCACTTTAAACAGCTCAACTGAACTAATGGGACTTTGCAAtgcaattaagaaaaatagGATCCAATCCAAAAAGAATATGCACATTTCATAGCTGGAAAACAGACTCCACACCAAGCACCGAAGTTATCTGGAGAGGCTTTTGAGTGGCCATTTAACAGACAGTTATTTATGTGAAAAAGCAGTCGTACAATCATACTTGGGgacctttttttccctacaaCCAAGAGCTAAATGAAGTCTTGTATCTATTAGAAGTGTTTGTTGGCAGAGAGAGAAGCCTTCAAGCCAGGGTGCTGTGGGGAAGTGCCTGTCAGCATTAACccaacagaaaacaacacatCTAACGTTACATTAATGCAAAACACAACAGCATTCACCACAGAGAAGAACTTACACAAGATAAAGCGTGAGGCTCTCTCAGAGAAACCCCAGCCCACTTCTACGCACACACACATCCATAAGTAAACCGATAGCTACAGACGAACGATCCGAACACATCCGGCGAAACCCTCCTGAGGAGTAGGAGCCCGAAAAGCGGAGGGAAGAGTTCGCTCCGGGGAAGGGTTCGCTCCGGGGCCGCCGCTCGGCCCGGCAGCCGGGTGCAGGTGCCCGAGAGCAGCGCTGCGAGGCCGGCTCNNNNNNNNNNNNNNNNNNNNNNNNNNNNNNNNNNNNNNNNNNNNNNNNNNNNNNNNNNNNNNNNNNNNNNNNNNNNNNNNNNNNNNNNNNNNNNNNNNNNAAAGCATGCTCTGTGGAGACAATCTTCAGAATACAGAACATAATGTATACAAGAAGTCATGACTCCAACTTCAAGAATATTTCAAGACTAATTtaaattttgaaacagaaaaggcTCGTGAAATGTGTTCCCTAAGTTTCTTCTCCTACACAGATAAAATGTTTTACACAGAGCTTCTCAAAATAAAGCCTAGCATACTTTGAGCCCAGAAGAACAGACATTTTACAAGCTTCCATCAAACTGGAAACAGTTTTTACTCACGAACATAAGGTAATTGTAACTAAAACTTcaacagcagctccacagctgcaTTAAGCGATCTTATGATTGCTAAAACCAAGGAGATTTTTAATCTTTATGCTTTTGAAAGTTATAAGAAAAGATTATTTACATTGTTAAATTTAACACTAACACTAGCTGCTTCTTCCCTCAGTGGCAGTGATCACTGTCAACCCTATAATGTTGCATATCACAACGTGATAAGCAGAGAAGATTGTATTAAGAGCCTGTGGCTTGTTTTCTTACTCATTATAAAAACCTAACATCCTACATGGAGTTGTAAACAATttcatttacaagaaaaaaagaaaaagaaaaaaaaaagatttcccACAGGTAAAAAAAGTCCTTTCAGTAAGGGCAACAAAGTACATAAAAGCATAGTTATAAAATTTTGGCATAGGTCTACTTGCATGGTCCATGTTGAGGAACCGTATGGAGAGAATGTGTACAAAAGATAGAAAGGAATAGGGGGTAATACAATTGGTCACAAGATTAAGCTTAATGTCCAGAATTCTAGATAAAAATAAGACCAAGACTATTTTCAAATCTATAAGCAAACAGCACTTCATAATAGCTAGCCACAGTGCACTgaattcctttatttccttaGCAGTTTTCTTGAGATGCATTAGATGATAGCACTGCCATGCAGCCAGATAATACAAGAATTATGAACTTTATCAGTACagcaattttaagaaaacagctAATAAAGATCTAATGAACAAGAAGATTTTTACCAGGagcaaaaaaagtcaaattaagTTTATGCTAAAGATgttgtttctctccttttaaAAATCCCTGTTAATATTTCTAGATTCATTCCGTTGCAGGGGTGGGTAGAAGAAATCAAATACATACAGAAACACACTCACTCAAATGGCACTCGTTTTTTGTACAATTAAGCTTTAGTGAAAAATATACAtcttaaaacaaatgaagtaCAAATGTACAAAAATTCTTGAActcataaaaaatatatataatacacTTTGCTACAGAgatataaaacatttaaagttTGCTAATCCTTTCTGACGACAGTAAAGTGATTTAAAGTCTAGAGGACTCCTGCTCCTCATCACTGCAATCAGATTTAAAGCAGACCTGCaagagaagacagaaacatAATTTAGTTACCAAGTTAACACTATTGTTGGTTTGGATACTTTTTGAGGCACAAAGGTAGCATAGAGGGGGAGGGATTTGAATCTTTTCCCGGAACATTTTACTTCATCCTACCTAACGTTTTGGGAGTACCGAACGAAACTAGAGCCCAATTCCAAAAGCTCAAGTCTTTATAGTTTCATTTAAGAGAATTAAAGAACCTAAAATTAAGTTCACATGACAAATAACTGTAgggtgttttcttttctttttttaaactttaaaaccAGCTGAAGGCTCGCAACCCATGCCAATATTTTTTAGGAATCTTCTCAGAAGAAAGGCCTATGCTAAGACAGAAGTTTTAAGTTCAGATATGTGAGATTATTACTGTACTTAACCATTCCTTCTATTCCTTCAATATGAATGTGAAAAAAGTGAATTCAGAAAGGCgaactaaaaatatatattccatTATATATTCCATTAGCATCGTACCATTTTACAGAGGCAAATTACCAGCTGATGACAAAAATCATCATCATGCAATTTTAATGTGGCTCTGTTGTGGCTACTTAGCaaatttaaaattctatttctgCTTGAAAGCCAAAGCAGCTCCTAGTGAAGTGTCTCCTACTGAAATGTACTAAGCTTCTGAAGATAATTCCACTCTATAGTGCAGGCATACTGAGCAAGCAGAATTGTGAACAGTATCTTCAACTGAAAGTCTTTACGAATAGTTTACTTCTCAACAGCAATAAGCAAGGATATTGTCATGTCTTTTAAACAGTACTTTGGTATTCAGTTCATATAACTTCtactttttaatgaagttttgTCTGTAAGAGAGGCTGTGCATTATCAGAAGTTATGTAAGCCTATGTTGTTCTGGTGAAAGAATTAAAGTTTCGTGCTGAAgtattttaacatttgttttataaCAGTTCTTCACACTCATTCATTTAGGAGTTATCTTTGCATAGCTTAATGCACCACAATGATTTACTGGGAGTCCATCTTTCTAAAGGAAAAGTACTACATTGCAGTGCACAATCACACTAACTTTGGAATTTACTATTCAGTTCTATACAAGTTTTTGCAAAAGGAGTCCTCAATTATCTCtcaaattatttcctcttaAGTTCTACAAAAACTGGCAAAGGAGCACGGCTGAAGTTAATATCTTAAGGAAGATGTGCAATACAGTGTTAGCAACATACAGTACTTTCCCCCTCCACAGGCAACAGCTAGCAAGctagagaaaagcagaatgctgaaggaggaaaaaactcCTGGATTTTATATGGATCGTCACAGTTTCTGAAATGCAGTGCAGGGACAAAGGCATAAGCCAGGTTTCATTAGTTTAAGCATTCagggaaaaaagcttttcttatcACAAatcaacttttaaaaatgctcaAATTGAACAGATTTTAAGAACTTACTGGTAATTTTCTTATCGAAGACAAGAAAACACCCTTACCTCTCCACTAAAAAGTCTGTGAAAGAAGCCTCTCTTTGGTTTAGGAGACCTCTCTTTGTCTGGTGACACAGTACCATCAGTTTCACATGCATTAATATCTTCAAAGCATCCTGTTTCAATCATCTTTGAAacacataaaatataaattaagtaTCCATATAAGCCTCTCAAACACACTCCATTCATCACCCACTTATTCTGACTGGTTACTCCTAACAAGTTAAAAATATGTCAGTTTCATGCTACTGAAACAACATCATTTGCAGACCTACTTGAAGAAGAGCACAAAATCTACATTAACTCTTCTTGAGCACTGAGAAAAATTTAAAGAACAATATGAGCACTATCATGCAGGCAAGCACTAAGATGCTCCTTCCCTTTTGTAAAGAATTGCTCCTGCCTATAATGCAATAAGCATACATTTTTAGAACCAGAAGTGGATTTCATTAAATACTTcactttctttttgtctgttcaGCTCACTTCAGAACACTCTAGCCTAACATTTTATACTATGGACTAAACTTTGAATGAGAAATTATCAATGCAGAATCCCAGATTGCTCATTCAGCAGCCTTAAAAGGAAGTCTTACTTTACTAATGTTGAATAGTTTGCTTTGAAACCATAGAAAAGATaagctgtgattctgtattACTAAGTCACTTGGATATTCTATTGATGCTTGGGCACGATACAATGAAACAGCAGCTTCCAAGCAAGcctatttgctttttaataggATGAAAACTATCTTCCTATGAAGAGCAATACTTCATACATATGGCAGAAGAACGAGGAAAATGTGGTGACAATGCTGCTGAATGAAGTCTTGTTGACTGCATTAAGATGTCAGCTTTCATTTTGCACGTTTATTGTGGTCCttcaatttttaataatgttttttgggggaaaaaagttagTATTGTAAATTTATCCCACATTAAGTCTTTTAATCAGTGTActaaagaaaatcttttatgAAATACCTACCTCATTTTGCCAAGGGATTGAGACACAACCTGTAACAAATTTGGAATAGAAGTCATCATCTGTAGTATCCAGGTTCACTCCTTTTACTGTAGAGAACTGCTCTATGTCCAGGACATCTTTACAGTACACGGCACGTGGCTGCAGTACAATACAAGATTGCTtcattaagtttttttttttgccctagGTGAGCAGACTAAATTACATATTacacaacagaaacacaaaaaactTAACAGAATCTTGTCATAATGCATCTGGGGAGTTCCATCCATCCTGCAAGTAACAGAACAAGAGCATCAGAAACAGGAAGAGCATGCAGCATCTGTGATTTTCTTACTGGTCATCACAGTTTATTTGTCCTCTGGCAGCTTCCTTTCAGCTCAAGAGTTGAACTCCTCAAAGCTAAACTTAATATGTTTAGCACCTGACCTAGGAAAGTTGAGTTTTTCAGGGCCAACAGAAATCAGCTAGAAAGCTCTATAGTGACATACCATACTATAGCAGAATTCTCAGATGAAATGCCACAAAACAACTAGCCAGCAATATCTACAATGGTAATCTCCAGCCAATGTGAATAACTGTAGAAGTTTATCTGCAATTCACATGATAACTGACACAGAATTATGCAGTTCATGCCTTTTTAGATACTAATCAAATCTGTCTCACCTACTTACATCTGGCAAAAATGGAGGCTCCAACATGTTAGCTTCCAGCCTCTTGAAATTAATATTCTTGAAAATAGGATGTTGTTTCACAATAGCAGCTCCATTTTCCGTGCAGCCCAGTCGCTCTCCTGGATTTTTTGCAAGTAACTGCAAATATATGAATAAAAAGGCTGTCCTAGTGATATGATTTCTCAATTAAGAAAAAGCACAACCCTTCCTTTCTTGGTCTTTTAGAAGATGAACTTTATTGTGGTATCAAAATGAACTGGAAATTCAAATTACGACAAAGACAAAAGAATCCCTAAAAAAAGATTGTTACTTTTTCTGACAGTAAAGACTAGACCAAAAGTTGAGTaagtatgaaattattttaattgatgCCACGTTGAATAGCTTTTGCAATAGGCTCtactttcaggaagaaaatcatagaaaaatgtaaatctgtgtaagtaatttatttattctgtataAACTAATAAAGTAGTTTTTGAAGCTTTCTGTATAGGTGCACTCCTTATTAAGAGCACAGAAGATTAAAAATTCCTGCTGTCTTAAACAGGTTAAACAGAAGGAAGGTCATGTACAACTGCAATTTCTCCACATCAGTATCAAAGCTGTACCCTATGATCACACATGGTCtaagaaatgctgcatttttcaTGCACATGAGAGAGAAACCACTTTATGCTGCCTACcttaagttttaaaaagttCAGAATTATCAAAATTTGATAAAATAAACAAGTCATGGATTGTCAGAAATGTCCACCTGAACCGAAGAAAGATTTTGGTACTCTCACTACACCTCACTCCAGCCTTGAAAAAAATTCAATAGAAGactaaaataaagcagttcaTCTCTAAAAAAGGattagaaatttaattttcaaaccTCTACATCTCTTCACCCACCATCCTGCAAATGGATTTTGCCTCCTCAGAGAACTTGTCTGAATATGTTTCTTGGTCCTCTTTTACTCTCCGGTCAATCTCATCCCGTTTGACCCTTTCCTTATGCTTCCTGAAAGGCGACTGTCCTTCAATCATTTCATAAATTAAGCAACCAAGACCCCACCAATCTGGGCtgaatgtatatttttcatttttgagcACTTCTGGAGCTacaaaaatagacaaaaaaacaataatttaattAATACTCTTGGTTCTGTACAAAAGGTCTTTAAGCAACCccttttttctcaaagaaatgtTAATTCCTACACTGAATACTGTGTGTATCCAATAGAAGCATCTAAGTCTTACAATcagattttttaataagatCAGAAGAAATTAGCTGTTTTCTTAGAAGTTCTACCTAAAGCTATAGTTCCCAAAGTTAACTTTTCCCATTTATTAAGAAAGTTTATAACTGACTACCAACATCTTCCACCATGTATTAAAATCTCTCTCTGCAGAACCAGTGTAGCTCCTTGGACAAGtcattcaaatatttgtttaacCAAACTTGCTGGTAAAACCTAACTAGCAAAGGATATTTCACATACCCATGTAACCAACGGTGCCAACTCGTCCTCTGACCGTTTCTCCTTCTGGAATCTGCACAGCTAATCCAAGATCTGAAATTCTAATATGTCCTGTTTGTATTAAGATAAAAAACAGTCAGTCATCatcaataataaaatattacttttacAACAAGAAATTTTTCTTGCACACCTCATCAAAAAACACCTAAATCATCAAAATATTCATATATCTCATAGAACTAAGCTTCTTTAACTATAAAGAAGTCCCCTCTTTGCTTCCCCCCTTTTTTAAACCTGTAACAGAAGTACCAAAtgtctcacacacacacacacaaaaaaagttaaGTACTCTATTCCTAGCTTTGGCATTGGCTGCAATTTcagtataaaaagaaattaatgtcTGTTTATATGGAGTTCTGTATGTACACAttagagatttttatttttccattctgtattCCCCTCTACAAAAATCTAGCTTTCCTAACAAAACATCAGAATTTAATCCATTTATCTCCAATCAGAAAACTGTAGCCTGTACTAAAGTATCAGGTTTTCCTCTAATGAAGCACTCTAGTAGTGCTAAGTGCAAGTAATAGgctacttttctttctgctcttctagGAGTACGGACAGAAATTCCTAACCAGAATCTACTCAGAACTGTTGATGTTATAACATGCCAGAGTCTGTCCAGACCATTCAaggatttgtttattttgtgtttttgtttggttttatttctggtCTAGAAAGCTCCCTAGATACTCCATCACCCCTCTAGGTAGCCCGTACAAATGCTTGACATTCATTTGcacacattttctttgtcattcaaaaagcactgcagcatcAGCGTTAGTTATTATTAGcatattaatttcttttttacatatGCTAGATAATCATGGTGtggggaaagaacagaaaaacttaAGTGCCACTTTTTATGCTGGTTAGAAATAATTAAGTGTTCCTGAGCagtaaatgctattttaaatattcagatgCTCTTCTGTTTCCCAACATCTGATGAACCCCTTTGTCAAGTGCAGGATCTGAGCTCCTGAAGCTATTTTCTAATtagcctcctctgctctctgGAACAAGATCAGAATATCCCTGccagaaagaaagcattctAGTGCAGTCCTGTACAGCtatatttttcctcaaagaaaCCTGTTGCTTTTGCTAGATGTTGCTGGAGAGAAGAATTAAAGAATGCATTTGATGTGTGCTAAAGCTTTAGCTGTTGCAAAGTGATTTCTCCCAAGTGTcttctttttcagaagtttATCAGTCAGAACACGCTGACTTCAAagactaaaaataaatcttgtgTTAGTGACtccaaaagcagtttttcctttaACTGAAAAACTCAGCAATTACAAGATCAAACTGGTAATATTCAGCCACAGCTTAAGAGAAGGTAATTGCTGCATA
Above is a window of Meleagris gallopavo isolate NT-WF06-2002-E0010 breed Aviagen turkey brand Nicholas breeding stock chromosome 4, Turkey_5.1, whole genome shotgun sequence DNA encoding:
- the LOC104910859 gene encoding G protein-coupled receptor kinase 4-like; protein product: MAPEVLKNEKYTFSPDWWGLGCLIYEMIEGQSPFRKHKERVKRDEIDRRVKEDQETYSDKFSEEAKSICRMLLAKNPGERLGCTENGAAIVKQHPIFKNINFKRLEANMLEPPFLPDPRAVYCKDVLDIEQFSTVKGVNLDTTDDDFYSKFVTGCVSIPWQNEMIETGCFEDINACETDGTVSPDKERSPKPKRGFFHRLFSGEVCFKSDCSDEEQESSRL